The following proteins come from a genomic window of Mucinivorans hirudinis:
- a CDS encoding Single-stranded-DNA-specific exonuclease RecJ: MRAEKRWVVKPAGDAQKVAHLSRCLSIDRPLANLLFQRGVTTPEEANDFFNPQLENLLDPFLMQDMLTAVERIDRAVRREERIMIYGDYDVDGISAVSLLYNFLIKWSKELLFYIPDRYAEGYGISERGIDYAYDNGVKLIITLDCGIKANTKVKYAKERNIDFIICDHHLPGDKLPPAVAVLDPKRSDCQYPFKDLSGCGVGFKLIQAYAQYKELPFSYVEEGLDLVAISIASDIVPIIGENRILAHYGLRKLNTNPNKGLGAIIKMCGLEHHRIAIDDIIFKIGPRINAAGRMEIEIDYDDPRAQSGGRTAVRLLTAPTPERALYYVRRIDEFNKDRKSIDRNITQEAHNFIAGREEFRNTKSTVIYNPNWMKGVVGIVASRLIETYFRPTVVLTLSNGMVTGSARSVPGFDLYQAVESCSDLLENFGGHTYAAGLTMRPENLDEFRRRFEKFVVDNINPEETIQYVEIDMELDLNEITPSFRQTLTRFEPFGPGNPSPIFLTREAVDNGTARLVGAKNEHLKMELLQPKESRYSTISAIAFSQTSHYEHVRGNGAIDVCYTVVDNNFQGMISPQLRVKDVRPSEQGE, translated from the coding sequence ATGCGCGCAGAAAAAAGGTGGGTAGTCAAGCCCGCCGGCGATGCTCAGAAGGTTGCTCATTTGAGCAGGTGTTTGAGTATTGACCGTCCCTTGGCGAACCTATTGTTTCAGCGAGGCGTTACAACACCTGAGGAGGCAAACGACTTCTTCAATCCACAGTTAGAGAATTTGTTAGATCCGTTCCTGATGCAGGATATGCTCACGGCGGTGGAGCGAATCGACCGTGCCGTAAGACGCGAGGAGCGGATTATGATTTATGGCGACTACGATGTGGATGGGATAAGTGCGGTGTCGTTACTCTACAACTTTCTAATTAAATGGAGCAAAGAGTTGTTGTTCTATATTCCCGACCGGTATGCGGAGGGGTATGGAATTTCGGAGCGGGGCATAGACTATGCCTACGACAATGGCGTGAAACTCATAATCACCTTAGATTGTGGGATTAAGGCTAATACCAAGGTTAAGTACGCTAAGGAACGAAACATCGATTTCATTATTTGTGACCACCACTTGCCGGGCGACAAACTGCCGCCTGCGGTAGCGGTCTTAGACCCAAAGCGGTCTGATTGTCAGTATCCTTTCAAAGACTTGTCGGGTTGCGGAGTGGGTTTCAAACTCATTCAGGCTTATGCACAGTACAAGGAGTTGCCTTTCTCTTATGTGGAGGAGGGGCTTGATTTGGTGGCTATAAGCATTGCATCGGATATTGTGCCCATTATCGGCGAAAACCGAATTTTGGCGCACTATGGTCTTCGCAAACTCAACACAAATCCGAATAAGGGTTTGGGTGCTATCATTAAGATGTGCGGATTGGAGCACCACCGCATTGCCATTGACGATATTATCTTCAAGATAGGTCCACGCATCAATGCTGCAGGACGTATGGAGATAGAGATTGACTATGACGACCCGCGGGCACAGTCGGGCGGGCGTACCGCAGTTAGGTTGCTCACAGCGCCAACTCCCGAGAGGGCGTTGTATTATGTCCGCCGTATCGACGAGTTTAACAAAGACCGTAAGAGTATCGACAGAAACATTACACAGGAGGCTCACAACTTCATTGCCGGCAGGGAGGAGTTTCGCAATACGAAGAGCACGGTTATTTATAACCCGAATTGGATGAAAGGAGTTGTGGGTATCGTAGCTTCTCGTCTGATTGAGACCTATTTCCGTCCGACGGTGGTGCTGACTCTGAGCAATGGTATGGTGACGGGTTCTGCGCGTAGTGTGCCGGGATTCGACCTCTATCAAGCGGTTGAGTCCTGTTCTGACCTGCTCGAAAATTTCGGTGGGCACACCTATGCTGCCGGTCTGACGATGCGTCCCGAGAATTTGGACGAGTTTCGCCGCCGTTTTGAAAAGTTCGTTGTAGATAACATTAATCCGGAAGAGACGATTCAGTATGTTGAGATTGATATGGAGTTGGATTTGAACGAGATAACTCCCTCGTTTCGTCAGACTCTTACTCGTTTTGAACCCTTTGGACCGGGCAACCCATCCCCCATATTCCTTACACGTGAGGCTGTGGATAATGGTACAGCGAGATTGGTGGGTGCGAAGAACGAACACTTGAAGATGGAACTTCTTCAACCTAAGGAGAGTCGTTACAGTACTATTTCAGCAATAGCGTTCTCGCAAACATCTCATTATGAACACGTTCGTGGTAATGGTGCTATTGATGTTTGTTACACGGTGGTTGATAATAATTTTCAGGGTATGATTTCACCACAGCTCAGGGTTAAGGATGTTAGACCCAGCGAGCAAGGCGAGTGA
- a CDS encoding Carbamoyl-phosphate synthase large chain — MQDKITKVVLLGSGALKIGEAGEFDYSGSQALKALKEEGIYTVLINPNIATVQTSEGIADKVYFLPVTPEFVEEVIAKERPEGILLAFGGQTALNCGVQLHLRGILEKYNVRVLGTPVQAIMDTEDRDLFVKKLDQINVKTIKSEAVTTVEDAKRVANELGYPVIIRAAYTLGGLGSGFCDNDSEMDILAAKAFTYSPQVLVEKSLKGWKEVEYEVVRDKYDNCITVCNMENFDPLGIHTGESIVVAPSQTLTNAEYHKLREIAIRIIRHIGIVGECNVQYALDPNSEDYRVIEVNARLSRSSALASKATGYPLAFVAAKLGLGYGLHELKNSVTRTTTACFEPALDYIVCKIPRWDLGKFKGVSRELGSSMKSVGEIMAIGRNFEEAIQKGLRMIGQGMHGFVANKAFAVENLDEELSKPTDKRVFVIANAFKEGYSVDRIHSLTKIDRWFLYKLQEIISLENKMASYDAIEQMPLDMLLEAKQKGFSDFQITRTVLKSKDAAMQFGIDTIREYRKRNGIVPVVKQIDTLAAEYPAQTNYLYLTYNGTSNDVDFPRDDRSIVVLGSGAYRIGSSVEFDWCSVAAGNTIREQGLRSVMINYNPETVSTDYDMCDRLYFDELTLERVLDITDLEQPRGVIVSVGGQIPNNLATKLDRAGVRLLGTSAENIDRAEDRHKFSTMCDTLSIDQPRWKELTEMDAIYKFADEVGFPLLIRPSYVLSGAAMNVVSNKEGLEKFLQLATEVSKQYPVVVSEFIENAKEIEIDAVAKDGEVLIYAISEHVEFAGVHSGDATIVFPAQRLYVETIRRIKKIARQIAKELNISGPFNMQLLAKSNNIKVIECNLRASRSFPFVSKVLKVNFIDIATRVMLGIDPNVPSKSAFDLDYVGIKASQFSFSRLQKADPILGVEMASTGEVGCLGDDYYEALLKSMLSVGYRIPQKSVMLSTGDTKSKIQTLEAAKELQGKGYTIYATRGTAKFLAENSIASIVLAWPDQMGNGEPNVLEYIKERKIDLVVNIPKNLTKDELNNDYTIRRSAIDFNVTLCTNARLANDFILAFCRTRTEDLKIKSWNEY, encoded by the coding sequence ATGCAAGATAAAATTACAAAAGTTGTGCTTCTGGGGTCGGGAGCACTCAAAATTGGCGAGGCTGGAGAGTTCGATTACTCAGGTTCTCAGGCACTTAAAGCTCTCAAAGAGGAGGGGATTTACACCGTTCTAATCAACCCCAACATTGCAACCGTCCAGACGAGCGAGGGGATAGCCGACAAGGTTTACTTCCTGCCGGTAACCCCGGAATTTGTGGAGGAGGTGATTGCCAAGGAGCGCCCCGAGGGCATCCTTTTGGCTTTCGGAGGACAGACGGCACTAAATTGCGGCGTGCAACTCCACCTGCGCGGCATCCTCGAAAAGTATAACGTTCGCGTTCTTGGTACTCCTGTTCAGGCAATTATGGATACCGAAGACCGCGATTTGTTTGTTAAAAAGTTAGACCAAATCAACGTCAAAACCATCAAGAGCGAGGCGGTTACCACTGTCGAAGATGCCAAGCGAGTTGCCAACGAACTCGGCTACCCGGTAATCATACGAGCTGCATATACCCTTGGGGGTCTCGGCTCTGGCTTCTGCGACAATGATTCAGAGATGGATATACTTGCTGCTAAAGCATTTACATACTCCCCGCAGGTTTTAGTCGAAAAATCACTTAAAGGATGGAAGGAGGTTGAGTATGAAGTTGTTCGTGATAAATATGACAACTGCATCACGGTTTGTAATATGGAGAACTTCGACCCGCTCGGTATTCACACCGGCGAATCTATCGTTGTTGCCCCCTCGCAAACCCTCACCAACGCCGAATACCACAAACTCCGCGAGATAGCCATCCGCATTATCCGCCATATCGGTATCGTGGGCGAGTGTAATGTGCAGTACGCACTCGACCCCAATTCAGAGGATTATCGTGTCATTGAGGTCAATGCTCGCCTTTCGCGCAGCTCGGCTTTGGCTTCAAAAGCCACAGGTTATCCATTGGCATTCGTGGCTGCAAAACTTGGTTTGGGATATGGGTTACACGAACTTAAGAACTCGGTAACGCGCACTACTACAGCCTGTTTTGAACCTGCTTTGGACTATATCGTTTGTAAAATTCCGCGCTGGGACTTGGGTAAATTCAAGGGCGTGAGCCGCGAACTGGGTAGTTCGATGAAGTCCGTGGGCGAGATTATGGCAATCGGACGCAACTTCGAGGAGGCGATTCAAAAGGGGTTACGTATGATTGGTCAAGGGATGCACGGGTTTGTTGCTAATAAAGCTTTTGCCGTTGAAAATTTGGACGAGGAACTGTCCAAACCCACTGACAAACGGGTCTTTGTAATTGCCAACGCCTTCAAAGAAGGATATTCGGTTGATAGAATACACTCCTTGACTAAAATTGACAGGTGGTTTTTATATAAATTACAGGAAATCATTTCATTGGAAAATAAGATGGCTTCTTACGATGCCATTGAACAGATGCCTTTGGATATGTTGCTTGAGGCTAAGCAGAAGGGGTTCTCAGACTTTCAGATTACTCGCACAGTGCTTAAATCCAAGGATGCAGCTATGCAGTTCGGCATCGACACCATTCGTGAGTATAGAAAACGCAACGGTATAGTGCCGGTTGTAAAACAGATAGACACCCTTGCTGCGGAGTATCCGGCACAGACAAATTACCTCTATTTAACATATAACGGCACGAGCAACGATGTTGATTTCCCGCGGGACGACCGCTCGATAGTCGTCTTGGGTTCAGGGGCTTACCGCATTGGCAGCTCGGTTGAGTTTGACTGGTGCTCGGTAGCAGCCGGTAACACCATTCGCGAGCAGGGTTTGCGCTCGGTGATGATAAACTACAACCCCGAGACGGTCTCCACGGACTATGATATGTGCGACCGCCTCTACTTCGACGAACTTACGCTCGAACGTGTTTTGGACATCACCGACTTGGAACAACCACGCGGGGTGATAGTCTCAGTGGGTGGTCAAATTCCTAACAACTTGGCTACGAAGCTAGATAGGGCAGGTGTTCGACTGCTCGGAACAAGCGCCGAAAATATCGACCGTGCAGAAGACCGCCACAAATTCAGCACTATGTGCGATACTCTGAGTATCGACCAACCGCGCTGGAAGGAGCTGACAGAAATGGATGCCATATACAAATTTGCAGATGAGGTTGGTTTCCCTCTCCTGATTCGCCCCTCATATGTGCTCTCGGGCGCGGCAATGAATGTGGTTAGCAACAAAGAGGGGCTCGAAAAGTTCCTGCAACTCGCAACCGAAGTTAGCAAACAGTATCCGGTTGTTGTGTCTGAGTTTATCGAAAATGCGAAAGAAATTGAGATTGACGCAGTTGCAAAAGATGGCGAAGTGCTGATTTACGCAATTTCCGAGCACGTAGAGTTTGCCGGAGTCCATTCCGGAGATGCTACTATAGTTTTTCCTGCGCAAAGGCTTTATGTTGAAACCATTAGGCGTATCAAAAAGATTGCACGACAGATTGCGAAGGAGCTAAATATTAGTGGACCCTTCAATATGCAACTTTTGGCTAAGAGTAATAATATCAAGGTGATAGAGTGTAATTTGCGTGCATCTCGCTCATTTCCATTTGTGAGCAAAGTTCTGAAAGTCAATTTTATAGACATCGCCACACGTGTAATGCTCGGCATTGACCCTAATGTTCCCTCCAAATCAGCTTTTGACCTTGATTATGTGGGCATTAAGGCATCGCAATTCTCGTTCAGCCGCCTACAAAAGGCTGACCCTATTTTGGGTGTGGAGATGGCTTCCACGGGTGAGGTTGGCTGTCTGGGGGACGACTACTACGAGGCACTGTTAAAATCAATGCTATCAGTAGGTTACCGCATTCCGCAGAAGAGCGTAATGCTATCCACGGGCGACACCAAGTCGAAGATTCAGACGCTGGAGGCGGCAAAAGAGCTGCAGGGAAAAGGTTACACGATTTACGCTACGCGCGGAACTGCTAAGTTCTTGGCAGAAAATAGTATAGCCTCTATAGTGCTCGCTTGGCCCGACCAAATGGGCAATGGCGAACCCAATGTGTTGGAGTACATCAAGGAGCGCAAGATTGACTTGGTGGTAAATATCCCCAAAAACCTCACGAAAGATGAGTTGAACAACGACTACACAATTCGCCGCTCAGCCATTGACTTCAACGTAACTCTCTGTACTAATGCACGTTTAGCAAATGACTTCATACTAGCATTCTGCCGAACTCGTACCGAGGATTTAAAAATAAAAAGCTGGAACGAATATTAG
- a CDS encoding Aspartate 1-decarboxylase: MIIEVLKSKIHRVRVTQADLNYVGSITIDEDLMDAANMIAGEKVAVVNNNNGARFETYIIKGRRGSGEICVNGAAARLVSVGDVLIIISYCHLEFEQAKCFRPWIVFPDTNTNRLIK, encoded by the coding sequence ATGATTATTGAGGTGTTAAAATCGAAGATTCACCGTGTTAGGGTTACTCAGGCTGACCTTAACTATGTGGGTAGCATCACCATTGACGAGGATCTAATGGATGCTGCCAATATGATTGCCGGCGAGAAGGTGGCTGTGGTGAACAACAACAACGGAGCACGGTTCGAGACCTACATAATAAAAGGACGTAGGGGCTCGGGCGAGATATGCGTTAATGGTGCTGCGGCTCGTCTGGTGAGCGTCGGCGATGTGTTGATAATCATTTCATATTGCCATCTGGAGTTCGAACAGGCAAAGTGCTTCCGTCCGTGGATAGTCTTTCCTGATACAAATACCAACAGGCTAATCAAATAG
- a CDS encoding Pantoate--beta-alanine ligase, which produces MIVVTTVQEYENLEREGVIGFVPTMGALHSGHISLVERCRRECDTVVASIFVNPTQFNDPKDLERYPRTLEADVQMLAQAGVDVVFAPTVEQIYPEPDTRVFDFGDIERVMEGACRPGHFNGVAQVVSRLFEIVKPDKAYFGEKDYQQLAIIRLMTEQLGVGVEIVGCRIVRHTDGLALSSRNMLLNKEQRAAAPEIYKAISAAATNMKDGTVQEIEQWVQEEIDKNSLLKCEYVTVADAADLQAVRAGSVRHLFVAVRCGEIRLIDNIAI; this is translated from the coding sequence ATGATTGTAGTAACAACCGTCCAGGAGTACGAAAACCTCGAGCGGGAGGGTGTAATAGGTTTTGTGCCGACAATGGGGGCACTGCACAGCGGGCACATCTCACTGGTGGAGCGCTGTCGCCGAGAGTGTGACACGGTAGTGGCTAGTATATTTGTGAACCCCACGCAGTTCAACGACCCCAAGGATTTGGAACGCTATCCGCGGACATTGGAGGCTGATGTGCAGATGCTTGCCCAAGCGGGGGTTGATGTGGTTTTTGCACCAACCGTGGAACAAATTTACCCGGAACCAGACACAAGGGTGTTTGATTTTGGTGATATTGAGAGAGTTATGGAGGGGGCTTGTCGTCCGGGACACTTCAACGGCGTGGCACAAGTTGTTAGCCGACTTTTCGAGATAGTGAAACCCGACAAGGCATATTTCGGCGAAAAGGATTATCAACAACTAGCCATCATCAGATTGATGACGGAGCAGTTGGGGGTAGGGGTAGAAATAGTTGGTTGCCGGATAGTTCGTCACACCGACGGCTTAGCTCTAAGTTCGCGTAATATGCTTTTGAACAAAGAGCAACGCGCGGCTGCTCCCGAAATTTACAAGGCAATTTCTGCTGCGGCGACAAATATGAAGGATGGAACAGTGCAAGAGATAGAACAGTGGGTGCAAGAGGAGATAGATAAAAATAGTTTATTAAAATGTGAGTATGTTACCGTTGCAGATGCGGCGGATTTGCAGGCAGTGCGTGCGGGTTCGGTAAGGCATCTTTTTGTCGCGGTAAGGTGTGGCGAAATAAGGCTCATAGATAATATTGCGATATGA